In Nocardia asteroides, the following proteins share a genomic window:
- a CDS encoding AIM24 family protein → MSQIFSPMNLGASDNIPGNSYAYCIDLTAPWFMRKGAMIAYYGQIQFQMLTHGLQGNLMHMVSSQFSAPLFAGDYVVAEGHGKLIIGDRGYDINSYDLEDGNLTIRGANLLAFEPGLALKQSIVPGFLTLIGTGKFLASSNGPVMFAEPPLRVDPEALVGWADCPSPSHHFDQGWIGSFLAAGAARMGANSGEERQFDFTGAGTVLIQSSEKVMSDQALVRTIEGQLQSGITVGGLQRIQGVIAQQLQGQQHHY, encoded by the coding sequence ATGAGCCAGATTTTCTCCCCGATGAATCTCGGTGCCAGCGACAACATCCCGGGCAACAGCTACGCCTACTGCATCGATCTGACCGCGCCCTGGTTCATGCGCAAGGGCGCGATGATCGCCTACTACGGGCAGATCCAGTTCCAGATGCTCACCCACGGCTTGCAGGGCAACCTCATGCACATGGTGAGCAGCCAGTTCTCGGCGCCGCTGTTCGCCGGCGACTACGTGGTGGCCGAGGGCCACGGCAAGCTGATCATCGGCGACCGCGGCTACGACATCAACTCCTACGACCTCGAGGACGGCAACCTCACCATCCGGGGCGCCAACCTGCTGGCGTTCGAGCCGGGTCTGGCGCTCAAGCAGTCGATCGTGCCCGGGTTCCTCACCCTGATCGGCACCGGCAAGTTCCTGGCCTCCTCCAACGGCCCCGTGATGTTCGCCGAGCCGCCGCTGCGGGTGGACCCCGAGGCGCTGGTCGGCTGGGCCGACTGCCCGTCGCCCAGCCATCACTTCGACCAGGGCTGGATCGGCAGCTTCCTGGCGGCGGGCGCGGCCAGGATGGGCGCCAACTCCGGCGAGGAGCGCCAGTTCGACTTCACCGGGGCGGGCACCGTGCTGATCCAGTCCTCGGAGAAGGTGATGAGCGACCAGGCGCTCGTCCGGACCATCGAGGGCCAGCTCCAGAGCGGCATCACCGTGGGCGGGTTGCAGCGCATCCAGGGCGTGATCGCCCAGCAGTTGCAGGGCCAGCAGCACCACTACTGA
- a CDS encoding AIM24 family protein yields MFEKVNGKVVKVDVGQAGGVVARTGAMLFYQGQVAFAPHQIPGAGPGMGGGGLMRMAGAMMAGEHERTMLARGNGSVHYGFAGLEVHVVQMQPGAVLRVEASRLLANTAGLQASVVSVASSGGGGGGGGLMGALRGAAAGVATGQGMFTTQLSGQGSAVLLAHGGFLELQVGGPNPVVVDPQAFVAAYGNVQTELKAAMSWRDAVGRGAGEAMQLHCHGQGVVYVQASEEKL; encoded by the coding sequence ATGTTCGAGAAGGTCAACGGCAAGGTCGTCAAGGTCGACGTCGGGCAGGCGGGCGGCGTCGTCGCCCGGACCGGCGCGATGCTGTTCTACCAGGGCCAGGTCGCGTTCGCGCCGCACCAGATCCCGGGCGCCGGGCCCGGCATGGGCGGCGGCGGCCTGATGCGGATGGCGGGCGCCATGATGGCCGGCGAGCACGAGCGCACCATGCTGGCGCGCGGAAACGGCTCGGTCCATTACGGATTCGCCGGCCTCGAGGTGCACGTGGTGCAGATGCAGCCGGGCGCGGTGCTGCGCGTGGAGGCCTCGCGGCTGCTGGCCAACACCGCAGGCCTGCAGGCCTCGGTGGTCTCGGTGGCCAGTTCCGGCGGCGGTGGTGGCGGCGGTGGCCTGATGGGCGCGCTGCGCGGCGCGGCCGCCGGTGTCGCGACCGGTCAGGGCATGTTCACCACCCAGCTCAGCGGTCAGGGCTCGGCCGTGCTGCTGGCCCACGGCGGCTTCCTGGAACTGCAGGTGGGCGGCCCGAATCCGGTGGTCGTGGATCCGCAGGCCTTCGTCGCCGCGTACGGCAACGTGCAGACCGAACTGAAGGCCGCCATGAGCTGGCGCGACGCGGTCGGCCGCGGCGCGGGCGAGGCGATGCAGCTGCATTGCCACGGACAGGGTGTGGTGTACGTGCAGGCCTCCGAAGAGAAGTTGTGA
- a CDS encoding alpha/beta hydrolase has protein sequence MRRRSIRRIVAAALCAATASIITGMPASAAPATAPGVTLSPMTSPDGSFIEKMEVTDSRHLRLYVHSAAMDKTFPVDIQRPADTSSPKPALYLLNGAGGGVDRASWQLRTDALSFLADKDVNVVQIIGGAWTFYTDWIKPDPVLGVNKWQTYISEELPPLIDAALGTNGVNAIAGLSMSGIPVLNLAIAKPGLFRSAAVYSGLTQVSDPAGQQAVKATVEMYGGGDAENMWGPVGGPLWTANDPLVNAEKLRGTNLFVSTGTGIPGIHDQPGGPFRMEKPADTPKTVALGALIEGAIFVSSHNLRARLDQLGIPGTFVFRDTGTHSWGYWQDDLKTSWPVLAKGLFPES, from the coding sequence GTGCGGCGTCGCAGCATCCGGCGGATCGTGGCGGCAGCACTGTGCGCCGCCACCGCCTCGATCATCACCGGCATGCCCGCCTCCGCGGCGCCCGCCACCGCCCCCGGCGTCACCCTGAGCCCGATGACCTCGCCCGACGGGTCCTTCATCGAGAAGATGGAGGTCACCGACTCCCGCCACCTGCGCCTGTACGTGCACTCGGCCGCGATGGACAAGACCTTCCCCGTCGACATCCAGCGCCCCGCCGACACCAGCAGCCCGAAACCCGCGCTGTACCTGCTCAACGGCGCGGGCGGCGGGGTCGACCGCGCGTCCTGGCAGCTGCGCACCGACGCGCTGAGCTTCCTGGCCGACAAGGACGTCAACGTCGTCCAGATCATCGGCGGCGCCTGGACCTTCTACACCGACTGGATCAAACCCGATCCGGTTCTCGGCGTGAACAAGTGGCAGACCTACATTTCCGAGGAGCTGCCGCCCCTGATCGACGCCGCGTTGGGCACCAACGGCGTGAACGCCATCGCGGGCCTGTCCATGTCGGGCATTCCGGTGCTGAACCTGGCCATCGCCAAACCCGGCCTGTTCCGCAGCGCGGCGGTGTACAGCGGACTCACCCAGGTGAGCGATCCGGCGGGTCAGCAGGCGGTGAAGGCGACCGTGGAGATGTACGGCGGCGGCGACGCCGAGAACATGTGGGGGCCGGTCGGCGGACCGCTGTGGACGGCCAACGACCCGCTGGTGAACGCCGAGAAACTGCGCGGCACAAATCTTTTCGTGTCCACCGGCACCGGCATCCCCGGTATCCACGATCAGCCCGGCGGGCCGTTCCGGATGGAGAAGCCCGCCGACACCCCCAAGACCGTGGCCCTGGGAGCGCTGATCGAGGGCGCGATCTTCGTGTCCTCGCACAACCTGCGGGCCCGGCTCGACCAGCTCGGCATCCCCGGCACCTTCGTCTTCCGCGACACCGGCACCCACTCCTGGGGCTACTGGCAGGACGACCTCAAGACCTCGTGGCCGGTGCTGGCGAAGGGGCTGTTCCCGGAGTCGTAG
- a CDS encoding HAD family hydrolase, translating to MIFSRNGFGGADAVEKLCVEYYAGEPLSYMITTAVARLAELAAAAPVIPTTTRTIEQFQRIDLPGAPWPYAITSNGGNILVDGVPDRIWRTEIDEKVRASGATLIEVGAEWRSRIDDSWVTKYREADGLFCYLVVRPEAVPDGFLAEWDAWCRARGWSASQQGRKIYTMPDAVCKSLAVAEVRRRLVDSGQLAESAGLFTAGDGALDAPMLVAADEAIRPRHGELEDLAFTAPNLTVTETAGILAGVEILEWFHAALERSALAVDPV from the coding sequence ATGATCTTCTCGCGCAACGGGTTCGGCGGCGCCGACGCGGTCGAGAAGCTGTGCGTGGAGTACTACGCGGGCGAGCCGCTGTCGTACATGATCACCACCGCCGTGGCCCGGCTCGCCGAGCTGGCCGCGGCGGCGCCGGTGATCCCCACGACCACCCGCACCATCGAGCAGTTCCAGCGCATCGACCTGCCCGGTGCGCCGTGGCCCTACGCCATCACCAGCAACGGCGGCAACATCCTCGTCGACGGTGTGCCGGACCGGATCTGGCGTACGGAGATCGACGAGAAGGTGCGCGCGTCCGGCGCCACCCTCATCGAGGTCGGCGCCGAATGGCGGTCCCGCATCGATGATTCCTGGGTCACCAAGTACCGCGAGGCCGACGGGCTGTTCTGCTACCTGGTCGTGCGCCCCGAGGCGGTGCCGGACGGTTTCCTCGCCGAATGGGACGCGTGGTGCCGGGCGCGTGGCTGGTCGGCCTCGCAGCAGGGTCGCAAGATCTACACGATGCCGGACGCGGTCTGCAAGAGCCTGGCCGTCGCCGAAGTCCGCCGCAGGCTGGTGGATTCCGGACAGCTGGCCGAGAGCGCCGGGCTGTTCACCGCGGGTGACGGTGCGCTGGACGCGCCGATGCTGGTGGCGGCCGACGAGGCGATCCGGCCCCGGCACGGCGAGCTCGAGGACCTGGCGTTCACGGCACCGAACCTGACCGTGACCGAGACGGCGGGGATTCTCGCCGGGGTGGAGATCCTGGAGTGGTTCCACGCCGCGCTCGAGCGGTCCGCGCTGGCGGTCGACCCGGTCTGA
- a CDS encoding AIM24 family protein, with translation MAQLFEQSKKVIEAHLAGTSIRAIAGSMVAYEGNVQFKSAGFGGGEGVLAGLKRRATGEKLSLMECTGNGRVFFAVNGQNVTVVDLNNETLQVESQQLLAFAGNLRTDVRFAGVGGMSGGSGLFTTTVTGQGQVALLSAGGPLIHLEVSPQYPLIVDPDAFVAARGNLNQSFVTDVSWRTMVGQDAGEAFSLRWDGQGVVLIQPAER, from the coding sequence ATGGCGCAGCTGTTCGAACAATCGAAGAAGGTGATCGAGGCCCACCTCGCGGGGACGAGTATCCGCGCGATCGCCGGCTCGATGGTCGCCTACGAAGGCAATGTGCAGTTCAAGTCGGCGGGCTTCGGCGGCGGTGAGGGCGTGCTGGCCGGGCTCAAGCGCCGCGCCACCGGCGAGAAGCTGTCGCTGATGGAATGCACCGGCAACGGCCGGGTCTTCTTCGCGGTGAACGGCCAGAACGTCACCGTGGTCGACCTGAACAACGAGACATTGCAGGTCGAGTCGCAGCAGCTGCTGGCCTTCGCGGGCAATCTGCGCACCGACGTGCGGTTCGCCGGGGTCGGCGGCATGTCCGGCGGCAGCGGTCTGTTCACCACCACCGTCACCGGGCAGGGCCAGGTGGCACTGCTGTCGGCGGGTGGCCCGCTGATCCATCTGGAGGTCTCGCCGCAGTATCCGCTGATCGTGGATCCGGACGCGTTCGTCGCGGCCCGCGGCAACCTCAACCAGTCCTTCGTCACCGATGTCTCCTGGCGCACGATGGTCGGCCAGGACGCGGGTGAGGCCTTCTCGCTGCGGTGGGACGGCCAGGGTGTCGTGCTGATCCAGCCGGCGGAACGGTAG